The proteins below come from a single Spirochaetota bacterium genomic window:
- a CDS encoding substrate-binding domain-containing protein: MPKKQKKALSRVIIDSLIDKASVHGISVSERSIMEEFAVSRPTANKILSELALRGYAFRGKGRPTIIKPRQNRAFTAHFLLPDANALDHYALPDNYRINLRLMRGAMQEAQKHDCVLSFTLIDPNDFSSDLERLLRISERPVFMLSSTRQYAAFIEHCRGMNLPLMLFTGQGPAGHCVYFNGGEAIRSLIRYTASSGRNAFLMIEHRDRFASASYKREAFLSAAKDAGVRGDVISITSLDEIPEKLSAAFRIGGYDCVFGSNDTIAMLASDTIAKLGAAAGKEYTLIGYDNTPEANAYRPLFSTVDVPLEEIGALLVKGAAAVAEDMKCVYAVHVEAHPVLR, encoded by the coding sequence ATGCCGAAGAAACAGAAAAAGGCGCTTTCGCGCGTGATAATAGACTCACTTATCGACAAGGCATCGGTGCACGGTATTTCGGTATCGGAACGGTCTATCATGGAAGAGTTCGCCGTCAGCAGACCTACGGCGAATAAGATTCTCTCTGAGCTTGCGCTCAGGGGCTATGCCTTTCGCGGCAAAGGACGCCCTACCATTATAAAGCCTCGTCAGAACCGGGCATTCACCGCACACTTCCTCCTTCCTGACGCGAACGCTCTTGATCATTACGCGCTCCCTGACAATTATCGTATCAATCTCCGCCTCATGCGCGGCGCCATGCAGGAGGCGCAGAAACACGACTGTGTTCTGAGCTTTACGCTCATCGATCCGAACGACTTCAGCTCCGACCTTGAGCGGCTCCTGCGCATCTCCGAACGGCCGGTGTTCATGCTGTCATCCACGCGGCAATATGCAGCGTTCATCGAGCATTGCCGGGGGATGAACCTCCCGCTCATGCTGTTCACCGGACAGGGACCTGCGGGGCATTGCGTGTATTTCAACGGCGGGGAGGCGATACGCTCGCTCATTCGCTATACCGCAAGCAGCGGCAGGAATGCGTTCCTCATGATCGAACACCGCGACCGCTTCGCCAGCGCTTCGTATAAACGCGAGGCGTTCCTCTCTGCGGCAAAAGACGCCGGTGTCCGCGGTGACGTTATTTCGATCACGTCGCTCGATGAGATACCGGAAAAGTTATCGGCGGCTTTCCGTATCGGAGGATATGACTGCGTGTTCGGGTCGAACGATACGATCGCGATGCTCGCTTCAGATACGATCGCGAAGCTCGGCGCAGCGGCGGGGAAAGAGTATACGCTCATCGGGTATGACAATACACCGGAGGCCAACGCGTATCGCCCGTTATTCAGCACCGTTGATGTCCCGCTCGAAGAGATCGGCGCGCTTCTCGTCAAAGGTGCTGCCGCGGTCGCTGAAGACATGAAATGCGTATATGCCGTGCACGTGGAAGCCCATCCCGTGCTCAGGTGA